The Marinitoga hydrogenitolerans DSM 16785 genome includes a window with the following:
- a CDS encoding efflux RND transporter permease subunit, producing the protein MKLDKGKSIFIVVAITILTVFFMNYASKVSVKDNIASYVPKDDPDKVIYDEVADEFGLNGIILTGVKFDDAYKHFDEINKITEKLKKLDVVDNVISPVNAPRISTTEYGDISVGNLKSSFDFSTNSSYDAKRLKNELINDDMIKGKFISKDGKSVLFAIGLKKNVEEKSAGLMVENIFKDAGVNYYIFGTAIANREIENIVKENILKLIPIVLILVMLVLYFSYRNIAGVILPIISVLIADIWTVGIMYLLGINFNITTSAVPIAVVGIGTAYSIHIISKYYEELHKGVSAVEAVNNTLKHVGTAVVLSALTTIAGFLSLLTADLTPVWQLGIFTSLGIALALLMATVFVPAMLIIFKPKSKIQLSENGESRLLRNLSDKIVHHRVITMIIIFGLVLITTLFIPRIKSDMQIENFMSEKTQMVKGSKFLRNNFGGNDYIFVDFQAKGKNSFRDFYFNRSIRDVSMFAKNYTVVSQITNIGDVVAELTEGFTGYKYIPGSNDAMEQNYMLIEGSDGIDKILSPEKNESISQIMVNTKSFNEVKLLESALKKYINTYIMTKYHIENFDISNPEHIKAYEKEIKQFVISRNGEYKKEIVDMMIKAKSENVENLITSLNAKELFDMFNDYLEYNEENTIDYKTFESLINHMIDDEYLKEYYDYFLYDNEPNLKAQYVINKLSNLDIKLSKDALNELSQYVNDEQVPIENGENILQARVTGIPVLTNKVNDMVFDNQKESMLLAYILVFILFAIQMHSIILGLLSLVPITLTIVVNFGIMGLTGISLNAATVTIASITIGTGIDYTIHYISRFKKEYRESKDKFKAAIRTSATSGRAIVINSLAVILGFATFIFSEIGMLKQFGVLTATAMFVAPLLTLTIFPVLMTILSDKLLTKISKESILKRKLKKREEAA; encoded by the coding sequence ATGAAATTAGATAAAGGTAAATCGATTTTCATAGTAGTTGCGATAACTATATTAACAGTGTTTTTTATGAATTACGCTTCAAAAGTTAGTGTAAAGGATAACATTGCAAGTTATGTACCAAAAGATGATCCAGACAAAGTAATTTATGATGAGGTTGCTGATGAATTTGGTTTGAATGGAATTATATTAACAGGTGTTAAATTCGATGATGCATATAAACATTTTGATGAAATCAATAAAATAACTGAAAAATTAAAAAAATTAGATGTTGTTGATAACGTCATATCACCTGTAAATGCACCAAGAATAAGTACGACGGAATATGGAGATATTTCAGTTGGTAATTTAAAATCAAGTTTTGATTTCTCAACAAATTCTTCATATGATGCAAAAAGGCTAAAAAATGAATTAATTAATGATGACATGATTAAAGGAAAATTTATTTCGAAGGATGGAAAAAGCGTTTTATTTGCTATTGGTTTAAAAAAGAATGTTGAAGAAAAATCAGCAGGATTAATGGTTGAAAATATTTTCAAAGATGCTGGTGTTAATTATTATATATTCGGAACAGCTATTGCTAATAGAGAAATTGAAAACATAGTAAAGGAAAATATTTTAAAATTAATTCCTATAGTATTAATACTTGTTATGCTTGTTTTATATTTTAGCTATAGAAATATCGCAGGTGTGATTTTACCAATAATTTCTGTATTAATAGCAGACATATGGACAGTTGGAATAATGTACCTTTTAGGTATTAACTTCAATATTACAACATCTGCTGTTCCAATAGCTGTTGTAGGGATAGGTACAGCATATTCTATTCACATAATCAGCAAATATTATGAAGAACTTCATAAAGGTGTTTCTGCTGTAGAAGCTGTAAATAACACATTAAAACATGTTGGAACTGCAGTTGTTTTGAGCGCTTTGACAACTATAGCTGGATTTTTATCGTTATTGACTGCTGATTTAACACCTGTTTGGCAATTAGGCATCTTTACTTCATTAGGTATTGCTCTAGCTTTATTAATGGCTACAGTATTTGTTCCAGCAATGTTGATTATTTTTAAACCAAAATCAAAAATTCAATTATCTGAAAATGGCGAAAGCCGTTTATTAAGAAATTTATCTGATAAAATCGTTCATCATCGAGTGATAACAATGATTATAATTTTCGGATTAGTATTAATTACCACTTTGTTTATTCCAAGAATAAAATCAGATATGCAAATTGAAAATTTCATGAGCGAAAAAACTCAAATGGTTAAAGGTTCAAAATTTTTAAGAAATAATTTTGGAGGAAATGATTATATATTTGTTGATTTTCAAGCTAAAGGAAAAAATTCTTTTAGAGATTTTTATTTTAACAGATCTATAAGAGACGTATCAATGTTTGCTAAAAATTATACTGTTGTTTCACAAATAACAAATATAGGTGATGTTGTAGCCGAATTAACAGAAGGGTTTACTGGTTACAAATATATACCTGGTTCAAATGATGCGATGGAACAAAATTATATGTTAATTGAAGGTAGTGATGGAATAGATAAAATTCTTTCTCCAGAAAAAAATGAATCTATCTCACAAATTATGGTAAATACAAAAAGTTTTAATGAAGTTAAACTCCTTGAATCGGCTTTAAAAAAATATATAAACACATATATAATGACAAAATATCATATAGAAAATTTTGATATATCAAATCCTGAACATATCAAAGCTTATGAAAAAGAAATTAAACAATTTGTAATTTCAAGAAATGGTGAGTATAAAAAAGAAATTGTAGATATGATGATTAAAGCAAAATCAGAAAATGTAGAAAATTTAATTACCTCTTTAAATGCAAAAGAATTATTTGATATGTTCAATGATTATTTAGAATACAATGAAGAAAATACTATAGATTATAAAACTTTTGAATCTTTAATTAATCATATGATTGATGATGAATATTTAAAAGAATATTATGACTATTTCTTGTATGATAATGAACCAAATCTAAAAGCTCAATATGTAATAAACAAATTGTCAAATCTTGATATTAAACTTTCAAAAGATGCTTTAAATGAATTATCTCAATACGTAAACGATGAACAAGTTCCTATAGAGAATGGTGAAAATATATTACAAGCAAGAGTTACAGGAATCCCTGTTTTAACAAACAAAGTAAATGATATGGTTTTTGATAATCAAAAAGAAAGTATGTTATTAGCGTATATTTTAGTATTTATATTATTTGCAATACAAATGCATTCTATAATATTAGGATTATTATCACTAGTACCAATTACTTTAACTATAGTTGTAAATTTTGGAATTATGGGATTAACAGGAATTTCATTAAATGCAGCTACTGTTACGATAGCATCAATAACAATAGGTACAGGTATCGATTATACTATACATTATATTTCAAGATTTAAAAAAGAGTATAGAGAAAGCAAGGATAAATTTAAGGCAGCAATAAGAACATCTGCAACATCTGGAAGAGCTATCGTTATAAATTCTTTAGCTGTAATACTAGGATTTGCAACATTTATCTTCTCTGAAATAGGTATGCTAAAACAATTTGGGGTATTAACTGCAACTGCAATGTTTGTGGCACCATTATTAACTTTAACAATTTTTCCTGTTTTGATGACCATACTTAGTGATAAATTATTAACTAAAATATCAAAAGAATCCATATTAAAAAGAAAACTAAAGAAAAGGGAGGAAGCAGCATGA
- a CDS encoding NCS2 family permease, producing MEKFFKLKENGTTVTTEILAGLTIFLSMAYILFVNPNILVTAMAPGAEVGSTIYSQYFGAIMVATIFGAATATLIMGLYANYPFALAPGMGLNAYFTYTVVLKMGVPWQVALGAIFVEGIVFILLTVSGARSFVVKAIPQNIKFATSAGIGLFIAFIGLKSANIIVSNPATFVGLGDLTNSSAVVAIIGLIITAVLFALKIPGSILLGIIISTIIGAFPVFGVTHYQGIIGKIPSIAPTFMKLQLSWGDLLSGTFWVVVLTFFFVDFFDTLGTLTGLAQSAGFIKDGSDFPRSNKAYMADAVGTSVGALFGTSTVTTYIESETGIAQGGRTGLTAVTVAILMLLMLFFSPLGLTIPAAATAPALIFVGSLMLKNLTKIKWEDTTEAIPAFITIIMMPLTYSIANGIALGLILYPLVKIFSGKGKEIHWLNWILALAFVYYLIFLQH from the coding sequence GTGGAAAAGTTCTTTAAATTAAAAGAAAACGGAACAACTGTAACTACTGAGATTTTGGCTGGATTGACTATTTTTTTGAGTATGGCGTATATTCTTTTTGTTAACCCGAACATTTTAGTAACAGCAATGGCTCCAGGCGCAGAGGTTGGATCAACTATTTATAGTCAGTATTTTGGGGCTATAATGGTTGCAACGATTTTTGGTGCAGCAACAGCAACATTAATAATGGGATTGTATGCTAATTATCCATTTGCGCTGGCACCAGGTATGGGGTTAAATGCATATTTTACATATACAGTAGTTTTAAAAATGGGAGTTCCTTGGCAAGTTGCTTTAGGAGCAATTTTCGTTGAAGGTATTGTGTTTATTCTTTTAACGGTTTCAGGCGCAAGAAGTTTTGTTGTTAAAGCTATTCCACAAAATATAAAATTTGCTACAAGTGCCGGTATAGGGTTATTTATTGCTTTTATTGGTTTGAAAAGTGCAAATATTATTGTTTCAAATCCAGCAACTTTTGTAGGTTTAGGTGATTTAACTAATTCAAGTGCGGTAGTTGCCATTATTGGTTTAATAATAACAGCAGTATTGTTTGCTTTGAAGATACCAGGCTCAATATTATTGGGGATTATAATTTCAACAATTATTGGAGCATTTCCTGTTTTTGGAGTTACGCATTATCAAGGTATAATAGGTAAAATTCCAAGTATTGCTCCAACATTTATGAAGTTACAATTATCCTGGGGAGATTTGTTATCGGGAACATTTTGGGTAGTTGTTTTAACATTTTTCTTTGTTGATTTCTTTGATACTCTTGGTACATTAACAGGATTAGCACAAAGTGCAGGGTTTATAAAGGATGGATCGGATTTCCCAAGATCAAATAAAGCATATATGGCAGATGCTGTTGGGACAAGTGTAGGAGCATTGTTTGGTACTTCTACTGTAACAACATATATAGAGAGTGAAACAGGAATAGCCCAAGGAGGCAGAACAGGATTAACAGCAGTTACAGTAGCAATATTGATGTTATTAATGTTATTCTTCTCTCCATTAGGGTTAACTATTCCAGCAGCAGCAACAGCACCAGCTTTGATTTTTGTTGGATCTTTAATGCTTAAAAATTTAACAAAAATAAAATGGGAAGATACAACAGAAGCTATACCAGCATTTATAACAATAATTATGATGCCTCTTACATATTCTATAGCTAATGGTATTGCTCTTGGTTTGATATTATATCCATTAGTAAAAATATTCTCTGGAAAAGGAAAAGAAATTCATTGGTTAAATTGGATATTAGCATTAGCTTTTGTATATTATTTGATTTTCTTACAACATTAA
- a CDS encoding transposase: protein MTIEDLKDDKDAENFLIELEVLKIEKKCPYCGNTEVYTVRRNHLKCKNCRREWSKYNNTIFKDIRIKPLKFLKIVHAIAKGKILKKISLEIGVSYNTVLKIKNLILKRLLKRIFNIDEVKPLFSIGIKIKEENITLDYIEEINLKELSKLKNEKIGRLYLFKNIKDFDLLIVFSEKNIKEFEEKSDRLNIKSLKKDLRDIIKSFSQKVFQGKISNIDTLLYTLTHCHLNNENEEDELFYFFLEILKN, encoded by the coding sequence ATGACAATTGAAGATTTAAAAGATGATAAAGATGCGGAAAATTTTCTAATTGAGTTAGAAGTGTTAAAAATAGAAAAAAAATGCCCATACTGTGGTAATACTGAAGTTTATACGGTAAGAAGAAATCATTTAAAATGCAAAAATTGCAGAAGAGAATGGTCAAAGTATAATAATACTATATTTAAAGATATTAGAATAAAACCTTTAAAGTTTTTAAAAATAGTTCATGCAATCGCAAAAGGAAAAATCTTAAAAAAAATATCATTGGAAATTGGAGTTTCGTATAATACAGTATTAAAAATTAAAAATCTTATTTTAAAACGTCTGTTAAAAAGAATTTTTAACATAGATGAAGTTAAGCCTTTGTTTTCTATAGGTATTAAAATAAAAGAAGAAAATATCACATTAGATTATATTGAAGAAATTAATCTTAAAGAATTATCCAAATTAAAAAATGAAAAAATCGGTAGATTATATTTATTCAAAAATATAAAAGATTTTGATTTGTTAATAGTTTTTTCTGAAAAGAATATTAAAGAGTTTGAAGAGAAGTCAGATAGATTAAATATAAAAAGTTTAAAGAAAGATTTAAGGGATATAATAAAGTCATTTTCACAAAAAGTATTTCAAGGAAAAATCTCAAATATAGACACTTTGTTATATACATTAACCCACTGTCATTTAAATAACGAAAATGAAGAAGATGAACTCTTTTATTTTTTTCTAGAAATATTAAAAAATTAA
- a CDS encoding outer membrane lipoprotein-sorting protein, whose amino-acid sequence MKKQVVILSVVLILLTSLGFAITGQEVLDKVKDAHDNFKTEKSVVIMQLKDGNGNIREREFNMYLMHYGDDSLALVRFNKPSEVKNITLLTLSDDEIYLYMPAYRKTKRISGGAKNGKFVGSDFKYNDISLIYNEQNGDYNSKLIEENNDKYVVEIIPHEKDNDYGKIVMTIKKEHMLFQKIEFYNHENKLIKTMSFRDEQNFDGHILATEIELNNLEENHSTILKIKEVEFDIPITKRFFDRRNISKPVLKYK is encoded by the coding sequence ATGAAAAAACAAGTAGTGATTTTATCAGTAGTACTTATCTTATTAACTTCATTAGGTTTTGCAATTACAGGGCAAGAGGTACTGGATAAAGTAAAAGATGCACATGATAATTTTAAAACAGAAAAATCAGTAGTTATTATGCAATTAAAGGATGGAAATGGAAACATTAGAGAAAGAGAATTTAACATGTATTTAATGCATTATGGAGATGATTCTTTAGCATTGGTAAGATTCAACAAACCTTCTGAAGTAAAAAATATAACCCTTTTAACACTATCAGATGATGAAATATATTTATATATGCCTGCATACAGAAAAACAAAAAGAATTTCTGGTGGAGCTAAAAATGGTAAATTCGTAGGTTCGGATTTTAAATACAACGATATTTCCTTAATATATAATGAACAAAATGGTGATTATAACTCAAAATTAATTGAAGAAAATAATGATAAATATGTTGTAGAAATAATTCCTCACGAAAAAGATAATGATTACGGAAAAATAGTTATGACAATAAAAAAAGAACATATGTTATTTCAAAAAATAGAATTTTATAATCATGAAAATAAGCTAATTAAAACAATGAGTTTTAGAGATGAACAAAATTTTGACGGACACATTTTAGCTACAGAAATTGAATTAAATAATTTAGAGGAAAATCATTCAACGATATTGAAAATAAAAGAAGTAGAATTTGATATTCCAATAACAAAAAGATTCTTTGATAGAAGAAATATTTCAAAGCCAGTATTAAAATATAAATAA